DNA sequence from the Acidobacteriota bacterium genome:
TCGTCCTCCTCTTCCGGGCGTTCCTACTCGCCGCCGCCCTCCTCTTCGTCGAGCCGCTCCTATTCGCCGCCGCCTTCCTCCTCCGGGGGGGGCTCGAGCCGCGGCGGTTCATCCTCTTCTTCTTCCTCCTCGTCCTCCTCCTCTTCCGGTTCCAGGGATTCGGGACGCCACCGCTGAGGCTGAAGGGTTCGTAGACAGTCGGAAACGAACGGCAAGTGTCTGCAAAGCCTTTGATTGAGCCATCGCCCCGCAGGGTGATGGCTCTTTTTGCGGGGGTGTCAAGGTTGACATCCCCGTAAGAAGACCGGACCCATCAAACCACAGAGAACGCAAAGACACGCAAAGGAAATCCGGACGCCTGGATTCCAATGTATTTTGAAGGCCTGCCATTCTCTGTGTTCGATGCGTTCTTTGCGGCTGAATTGACGTTTGCGAACGATTCGAGCTTCCCACAAGCGAAACGGCCGGCAATGCCGGCCGTTTTCTTGTGGTCACGGGTTCGCTTTCGCAGGGGTCAGTTCGTCCGGCCGCGGGAGAGGTCCATGAGCCGGGCGACGCGCGCCTCCACGGGCGGGTGGGTGCTGAAGAGGGAGAGGAGGTTTTTCCCGCTGAGGGGGCTCACGATGAACATGTGGGCCGTCTGGGGGGAGGCCTCCAGGGGGACCCGGCGGTTGGCCGTCTCGAGCCGGCGCAGCGCACTGGCCAGCCCGAGCGGCGTGCCGGCGATCCGGGCGCCGCTCTCGTCGGCGAGATACTCGCGGGAGCGGGAGATGGCCATCTGGATCAGGATGGCGGCGATGGGGGCCAGGATCACCATCAGCAGCGCGCCCAGCCCCCCGCCCCCTTCCTCGTCGTCGCGGCTGCCGCCGAACATCATCCCCCACCGGGCCATGTCGGCGGCCCACATGATGGCGCCGGCGAGGGTGGCGGAGATGGAGCTGATCAGGATGTCGCGATTCTTCACGTGGGCGATCTCGTGGGCCAGGACGCCGGTCAGTTCCTCGTCGTCCATCAGGCGCAGAATCCCCTCGGTCACGGCCACCGCGGCGTGGGAGGGGTTTCTCCCGGTGGCGAAGGCGTTGGGGGCGTCCGAGGGGATGACGTAAACGGGAGGGGCCGGGATCCGGGCGGACGAGGCCAGGGTGTGCACGATCCGGTCCAGGCGGGCGTCTTCGCCGGGGGCCAGCTTTCGGGCGCGGTACATGGCCAGGACGATCTTGTCCGAGAAGAAATAGGCGACGAAATTCATGACGGCCGCGACGGCCAGGGCCACCGTCAAGCCCCCGGTGCCCCAGATGCTGCCGATGCCCAGGAAGAGCCCGGTGAGAAGGCCGAGCAGCAGGGTCGTTTTCATCACGTTCATGACAACCTCCTTTTCGAGCCCGCCGGGCGAGCCCGCGGATCCCTGTATGTACGAATTTTACCCCTTGACGTTTCATGGGGTCCCTGGGGAATTGAAGGCGGTTTCCCGGACTTTGCGTCTTCACCCCGTCAGGGGTGAAATATTTGTAGAATAAACGGTTATAAAGAACTCCCCCCGCGCGCCGCCGGCACGGGATGGCGCCCCGCGGCACGATTTCCCCCCGGCGGCGCGCGGGGGTGGGACTTGAATAAACAACTCTTATGATTCTTCCCCGTGCCTCCGTGCCTCCGTGAGATTAAAATACGGACTCATTACCCGAGCGTCAAGGCTTAAGGATGCACACTGCGGGAACGGCGGTTCGGGATTTTCTGATACGCCTTGTTGATTCAGGTGGAAATGTGGGATAATACCCCGTTGCCGGTTTTCCGGCGGGGGTCGGAGGACAGGGAAAAGCTTGCCGGGGGCGGTTCCCGGCGACGTCGCGAAAGGGGCCGCCCCAGGGTCCCACCCAGGGAGATTCCGTTGATCGAGACGGACAGGTGCGAAAAGATCCTGTTCCACGGGGACGGCTCACCGGAGACCGTCCGCGGGCTGAAGCGCCTGGTCCTGCTGTGGGCGCTGAAGGGCCGGACGGTGTGCTGCCCCATCTGCGGGGGCCGGTTTTCGACTTTCGTCCCCTTCCGGCCCTTCGGGGCCGGGCTGCCGACGTCACGGTGCCCCCGGTGCGGCTCCCTCGACCGGACCCGCCTGCTCTGGCTCTTCCTCCGGCAGCGGACCGATTTCTTCCAGAGGCCCGGGACTCTCCTGCACGTCTCCCCGGAGGCGGAGTTCTTCCGGGTCTTTTCGCGGATGAAGGGGCTGACGTACATCCCGTGCGACAAGTTCTGCGAAGGGTACCGCTACGCCAGGGGGACCCGCTTCATGGACATCACGGCCATTCCCCTGGCGGACGCCTCCGTCGACTTCATCCTGTGCTCCCACGTTCTGGAGCACATCCCCGACGACCGGGCGGCGATGCGCGAACTCCGGAGGGTCCTGCACCCGGGGGGGTGGGCCGCTTTCCTGGTTCCCCTGGACCGTTTCCGCGACGAGACGTACGAAGACCCCTCCATCACCGCCCCGGAGGACCGGGCGAAGGCCTACTGGCAGCACGACCACGTGCGCCTCTACGGGAAGGACTTCGTCCTTCGCCTGCAAGGCGAGGGTTTCGACGCCGCCGCCGAGGACTTCGCCAACACCTTCACCCGCGAGGAGGCGTATCACTTCGGGTTTCGGCGGTTCGAGAAGATTTTTTTCTGTCGCAAGGGACCCCGCCGCTGCATTGACGGGGACCGGACGGAACCAGTATAATCACCGGTGCCTGGGAAAGCCGACGGTCCGGCCATCTCCTCCCGGAGGCGAGAATGCAAGATCCCCGAGAGAAATCCGGCGAAACCGGCGCTTCGCGGCAGCTCCCGCCTCCCGAAGCCGAGCGCCTGAACACCATCCGGAAGAACTGGGAGCTCGTGGCCGACGGGGCGGCCTGGGAGACGGCCCTCAACCAGATCTACCGGGATGCGCTGCTGCTCGAGGATGCCGCCCGTGAAGCGGAGCTTCCCCCCGTGGCCGAGGACGCCGCGCGGTTTCACCGTTACCTCGACTTCCTGATCCAGTTCGGGAAGGCCCCGTCGGAGGAGATCATCGACCAGGGGAGCATCCTCCTCGAGGAGTTGGTCCGGAACGCCAAGGACCCGCCGGCGGGGTTGCCGGCGGGCGGGGCCGTCGGCCCCGAGCGTCGCCTGCCCGCCACCACGACCTCCACCATCATCCTGGTGGACGACGAGCCCGCGTTGCTGCAGGGCTTGACGAACCAGCTCAAGTTCTTCGGTTACAACGCGCTCGGCTACTCGAACCTGAGCGATGCCCGGCGGGCGCTGTCCCTCGGCCAGCCGACGATCCTCATCCTGAACGTCTCCATGCCGGGAGACGAGTGGGGGGGGATCCACGCCGCCCGGGAAATGGTCGGGAACAGCTCGGTCCCCCTGATCTTCCTGTCCACCGTGGGAGACATCCGGACGCGCCTGGAGGCGGTCCGGGCCGGCGGTGGCGCCTTCGTGATGAAACCGGTGGACATTCCCGAACTGGTCGACACCCTGGACGGGCTGACCCACCAGGAGGTGGCGGAGCCCTACCGGGTGCTGCTCATCGACGATTCCAAGGCGCTGTCCCACTACTACGCCTCGATCCTCGAGCGCGAGGGGTTCATGGTCTGGATCATGGAAGACCCCATGGAAACCCTGAACGCGCTCGACGAGTTTCAGCCCGACGTCATCCTCCTGGACCTGGACGTCATGCCGTGCGGCGGGGTGGACCTGGCCCGGGTCATCCGTCAGCAGGACCGGTGGGCGGGGATCTCCCTCGCCTTCCTCTCCCCGCGGGAGACGGCCGGGGACGCCCTGGAGTTCCGCCGGGCCACCCGGGAGGACATCCTGACCCGGCCGATGCTCCCCTCCGAGATGACCTCGGAGGTCCTGGCGCTGTCCCGCCGGGCGAGGCTCCTCCGCTCCCTCAGCGTCAAGGACGGCCTCACGGGCCTCCTGAACCGGACCTATCTCAAGGAGAACCTGGACCGGGAACTGCGCCGGTGCCGCCGTTACTCCGCCCCGCTGTCCTACGTCCTCGTGGACATCGATTCCCTGGGCGCCGTGAACCATCTCTACGGGCACCACGCCGGCGACTCGGTCCTGCGCGGGTTCGCCCGGCTCATCCGGAAGCGGCTTCGCTCCACGGACATCGTGGGACGCCTGAGCGGGGGAACGTTCGGCCTCGTGCTCCCCGACGCCGGGGTCGAACCGGCCCGCATCGTGGTGGACGAGATCCGGAAGGACTTCAACACCCTGATGCACCCCGCCTGCAAGGACCACCGGGTCACTTTCTCCGCGGGCGTGGCCTCCTTCCCGCTGATCGGCGACACCCCGACGTTGATCGAGGGGGCCGAGCGCGCCCTTGCCGCCGCCAAACGGCTCGGGAAAAACCGCGTGGAGGCCGTGGGGCGGGCCGCCCCGTCGGCCGAGCGGGTCGCGGCGGCCGCCGCGGCGGCCGCCGCACAGGCGAAGGCCGCTCCCCCGCCGCCCGGTCCCCCCGCGGCCGCCCCGTCGGCGGGCCCGGTGACCCGGCCGCAGCCGGCGGCCCCCGGCGCCGCCGCGCCCCGGCCGTCCCCCCCGGCGGCGAACCCTGCCGCCCCGACGATCCCCGCGCCGGCCCCCGCCGCCCCGGCGGCGAGGCCCCCGGCCGCGGCGCCGCCCCGGCCGGCCCCCGCCGCCCCGGACCCGGCCGCGGTCCCCCGACCGGCCCCGGTTCCGCAGACGCCGGCGTACACGCCGACCTCCCCGCGGCCCGCGACGGTGGCCGCGGCGTCCGCTTCCCCGGCGGCCGCCACCGCACGCCCCGCCCCGGCGCCGGCCGCGGACCCCGGCCCGGCTTCCGGGGACTCAAAGGGGATCGCCTTCATCGGAAACGTCATCCCCGGCTACGGTCTCGACCGGTCCCGGCCGGTGCCG
Encoded proteins:
- a CDS encoding zinc metalloprotease HtpX, encoding MNVMKTTLLLGLLTGLFLGIGSIWGTGGLTVALAVAAVMNFVAYFFSDKIVLAMYRARKLAPGEDARLDRIVHTLASSARIPAPPVYVIPSDAPNAFATGRNPSHAAVAVTEGILRLMDDEELTGVLAHEIAHVKNRDILISSISATLAGAIMWAADMARWGMMFGGSRDDEEGGGGLGALLMVILAPIAAILIQMAISRSREYLADESGARIAGTPLGLASALRRLETANRRVPLEASPQTAHMFIVSPLSGKNLLSLFSTHPPVEARVARLMDLSRGRTN
- a CDS encoding class I SAM-dependent methyltransferase; amino-acid sequence: MIETDRCEKILFHGDGSPETVRGLKRLVLLWALKGRTVCCPICGGRFSTFVPFRPFGAGLPTSRCPRCGSLDRTRLLWLFLRQRTDFFQRPGTLLHVSPEAEFFRVFSRMKGLTYIPCDKFCEGYRYARGTRFMDITAIPLADASVDFILCSHVLEHIPDDRAAMRELRRVLHPGGWAAFLVPLDRFRDETYEDPSITAPEDRAKAYWQHDHVRLYGKDFVLRLQGEGFDAAAEDFANTFTREEAYHFGFRRFEKIFFCRKGPRRCIDGDRTEPV
- a CDS encoding response regulator; translated protein: MQDPREKSGETGASRQLPPPEAERLNTIRKNWELVADGAAWETALNQIYRDALLLEDAAREAELPPVAEDAARFHRYLDFLIQFGKAPSEEIIDQGSILLEELVRNAKDPPAGLPAGGAVGPERRLPATTTSTIILVDDEPALLQGLTNQLKFFGYNALGYSNLSDARRALSLGQPTILILNVSMPGDEWGGIHAAREMVGNSSVPLIFLSTVGDIRTRLEAVRAGGGAFVMKPVDIPELVDTLDGLTHQEVAEPYRVLLIDDSKALSHYYASILEREGFMVWIMEDPMETLNALDEFQPDVILLDLDVMPCGGVDLARVIRQQDRWAGISLAFLSPRETAGDALEFRRATREDILTRPMLPSEMTSEVLALSRRARLLRSLSVKDGLTGLLNRTYLKENLDRELRRCRRYSAPLSYVLVDIDSLGAVNHLYGHHAGDSVLRGFARLIRKRLRSTDIVGRLSGGTFGLVLPDAGVEPARIVVDEIRKDFNTLMHPACKDHRVTFSAGVASFPLIGDTPTLIEGAERALAAAKRLGKNRVEAVGRAAPSAERVAAAAAAAAAQAKAAPPPPGPPAAAPSAGPVTRPQPAAPGAAAPRPSPPAANPAAPTIPAPAPAAPAARPPAAAPPRPAPAAPDPAAVPRPAPVPQTPAYTPTSPRPATVAAASASPAAATARPAPAPAADPGPASGDSKGIAFIGNVIPGYGLDRSRPVPEIPDDTPPPEPRDRTGLKQIALIDDDTNLSKLLKHRLDDAGFDVTVFNNGEPALQWIQSNKPDLVITDLLLPRIHGFEICRRIKNTPHLKQTPVILMTGVYTSMKFEFEGKNLGADAFVRKPVNIADLIAKIKELLNM